In Acinetobacter wanghuae, the sequence AGTGAGAGCATCACCAAATGACGTGTGGTCATGGCACGTTTTAGCGCAGGCGTTTGATCTTCACCAGTCGTGGACTGCGAAGGAGAACAAGGAGATTGCATAATCAACGAGGAGAGATAAAAGGTTATTTTAAAGTGATTTTGAATGAAATTTGCATCAATTGAAATTAACCCATGAAATATTAGTTTTGATTTAAAAAATAAATGAAATGAACGAGTTAATCAGATTATTAAATATGTATTAGTTTGATTTTGAATAATAAAGTGTATGAAAGTATTGTTTATGAAAAAGCCAATAGAGGGATCGAAATTTCACTGTTATATCTACAAGAAATCAACACGATTCTTCTGAATAGAGCTTACCAGAGGTACCACTATTTGATCCTTTTTATCGAGTATGTTGGTTTATTAAGACCAAAGATGAAATTTTGAGGCGAGCTAAACTTATATTTAATTCGCATATTACAGTTGAATTAACTTCATTTAAGGCATCTGCGGAAAGTTAAGATTGTTGAGTTTAAACCGCATAAGACAAGGTGCTTTGAGTTGCTTGTGTTGTGACAGTTGAGATGAAAGATATCCAAGATTCAGTAGAAAAAGAACAGCAATAAAATAAGAAGAATATCGTCCCTACACAAGCAAGCTTAATGGTGTTGATATCATTAAGTCAGGTAGGGACGTGAGTGTTATGCCGGAAAACTTACTGTTCCGTCACAAGTGTGTCGAGTAAATGCGGAGCAAGTTTGTTTAAAATAAAACAAAACAGTTCCGCAGTTTTTTGCGTATCGTATAACGCTGAATGCGCTTCACGACCATCAAACTCAATGCCGGCTTGAATACATGATTTAGCCAAAACGGTCTGACCAAACATCACCGCACTCAAAGTCACTGTATCGAATACAGAGAAGCTATGAAATGGGTTTTGATTTTTAGTGCCCGTACGTGCAATCGCTGCTTGTACAAAACCTAAGTCAAAATGCGCGTTATGACCGACCAATACGGCATGCGTGCAATTTTGCTGACGACGGACTTCATTAACAGATTTAAAAATACGTTTTAACGCTGTTTTTTCGTCTTCAGCCATCGCAATCCGCATGGGATTAGATGGATCAATTCCGATAAATTCTAACGATCTACGATCAAGATTCGCACCTTCAAAAGGATTGATATGTGCATGGTGGGCTTCACCCGGCACAAATTGACCTTCTTCATTATAAATAATCGGAATCGCTGCGATTTCTAATAATGCATCAGTCTGTGAATTAAAACCGGCAGTCTCTACATCGACAACCACTGGCAAGAATCCACGGAAACGTTGACCAATGACTGGGAGAGCTTCATTTGTCACACTTTTCTCCATTGAATGGTTTTACCCGCATGTAGCGGAATAATCTGTTCACCATCCAAATAGTCTAAACTTGTTGGAATCACTTGATCTTCTTTGACCAACGTAATGGTTGTGGTATTACGTGGTAAACCATAGAAGTCCGCACCAAAATGGCTCGCAAAACCTTCCAAACGTTCGATTTTACCGACTTGATCAAATGCTTGAGCATACAGCTCGATTGCGGTAGGCGCACTATAACATCCTGCACAGCCACATGCATTTTCTTTGGCATTTTTTGAGTGCGGTGCGCTGTCTGTACCCAAGAAGAATTTAGGATTACCGCTCGTCGCCACTTCAAGCAAGGTTTGCTGATGGGTTTGACGTTTTAAAATCGGTAAGCAGTAGAAATGCGGTTTCACGCCACCGACCAACATATCATTACGGTTAAATAATAAATGTTGCGGGGTAATGGTTG encodes:
- the rnt gene encoding ribonuclease T; protein product: MEKSVTNEALPVIGQRFRGFLPVVVDVETAGFNSQTDALLEIAAIPIIYNEEGQFVPGEAHHAHINPFEGANLDRRSLEFIGIDPSNPMRIAMAEDEKTALKRIFKSVNEVRRQQNCTHAVLVGHNAHFDLGFVQAAIARTGTKNQNPFHSFSVFDTVTLSAVMFGQTVLAKSCIQAGIEFDGREAHSALYDTQKTAELFCFILNKLAPHLLDTLVTEQ